Proteins found in one Oryza glaberrima chromosome 4, OglaRS2, whole genome shotgun sequence genomic segment:
- the LOC127769453 gene encoding histone H1, whose amino-acid sequence MPAMAKPASRAAKPASAPKKQKAKPSAAAGGSSHPPYFEMIKEAITVLKERTGSSAHAIAKYMEEKHGASLPANYKKMLSIQLRGFASKGKLVKVKASYKLSDAAKDSPKAKPAVPAPKAAAPKPAKDAAKPKKDAAAAKPKKAPAAGTKRKAPEKKVVAMPKKSPAAKAKAKPKTVRSPAAKKTRKAPAA is encoded by the exons ATGCCTGCCATGGCCAAGCCCGCCTCCCGCGCTGCCAAGCCCGCGTCGGCGCCGAAGAAGCAGAAGGCAaagccctccgccgccgccggtggctccTCCCACCCGCCTTATTTCGAG ATGATCAAGGAGGCGATCACGGTGCTTAAGGAGAGGACCGGCTCGAGCGCGCACGCCATCGCCAAGTACATGGAGGAGAAGCACGGGGCGTCGCTGCCGGCCAACTACAAGAAGATGCTCTCCATCCAGCTGCGCGGGTTCGCTTCCAAGGGCAAGCTCGTCAAGGTTAAGGCCTCCTACAAGCTCTCCGACGCCGCCAAGGACTCGCCCAAGGCCAAGCCTGCCGTCCCCGCCCCCAAGGCAGCAGCGCCGAAGCCAGCGAAGGACGCCGCCAAACCCAAGaaggacgccgccgctgccaaacCCAAGAAGGCCCCCGCCGCTGGCACCAAGCGCaaggcgccggagaagaaggtggtCGCCATGCCCAAGAAGTctccggcggcgaaggcgaaggcCAAGCCCAAGACCGTCCGGTCGCCGGCCGCGAAGAAGACCCGCAAGGCACCTGCAGCTTGA